The following coding sequences lie in one Saimiri boliviensis isolate mSaiBol1 chromosome 6, mSaiBol1.pri, whole genome shotgun sequence genomic window:
- the OR51F1 gene encoding olfactory receptor 51F1, translating into MLQNRDIMEILSNLTSKFPTFFLTSIPGLESAHAWMSIPFCCLYAIALSGNTMILFIIITQQSLHEPMYYFLSMLSATDLGLTVSTLSTTLGILWFDAREISLDSCIIQMFFLHGFTFMESGVLVAMAFDRYVAICDPLRYTTILTNSRIIQMGLLIITRATVLMVPLLLLLKPLYFCRMNALFHSYCYHPDLIQLACSDVRANSICGLIDLILTTGIDMPCIVLSYILIIHSVLRIASPEEQHKVFSTCVSHMGAVTIFYIPMLSLSLVHRYGHSAPRVVHSVMANVYLLLPPVLNPIIYSVKTKQIRKAVLSMLLTK; encoded by the coding sequence ATGCTGCAAAACCGGGACATCATGGAAATCCTAAGCAACTTGACATCTAAATTTCCAACCTTCTTCTTGACCAGCATTCCTGGTCTAGAGTCTGCCCATGCCTGGATGTCCATTCCTTTCTGTTGTCTTTACGCTATTGCCCTCTCTGGGAACACCATGATCCTGTTCATCATCATTACCCAGCAGAGTCTCCATGAACCCATGTATTATTTTCTCTCCATGCTGTCAGCCACTGATCTGGgtttgactgtttctacattgtcaaCAACATTAGGTATCCTCTGGTTTGATGCCCGTGAAATTAGTCTAGATAGCTGCATTATCCAGATGTTTTTTCTTCATGGATTCACTTTTATGGAATCTGGGGTGCTGGTGGCTATGGCCTTTGACCGTTATGTGGCCATCTGTGATCCTCTGAGGTACACCACCATTCTCACTAATTCCAGAATCATTCAGATGGGTCTCCTAATTATTACACGAGCTACCGTATTAATGGTGCCACTACTTTTGCTCCTTAAGCCTCTCTATTTCTGTAGAATGAATGCCCTTTTCCACTCCTACTGTTACCATCCAGACTTGATTCAATTAGCATGTTCAGACGTTCGGGCTAACAGCATCTGTGGATTAATTGATCTTATCCTGACCACTGGAATAGATATGCCATGCATCGTACTGTCGTATATCTTAATTATTCACTCTGTTCTTAGAATTGCCTCCCCTGAAGAACAGCACAAGGTCTTCAGCACCTGTGTCTCCCACATGGGAGCAGTTACTATCTTCTACATCCCCATGCTGAGCCTGTCCTTGGTGCATCGCTATGGTCACTCAGCCCCCAGAGTGGTCCATTCGGTGATGGCCAATGTATACCTGCTTTTGCCCCCTGTGCTCAACCCTATCATTTACagtgtaaaaacaaaacagatccgCAAGGCTGTACTCAGTATGCTGCTTACAAAATGA
- the LOC101050390 gene encoding olfactory receptor OR51C1-like: MPIFHNSTSPTFFLTGVPGLEWAHVWISIPICCLYLTALSGNTLILFVILTEPSLHEPMYYFLSMLSTTDIGLCISTLVTVLGILWVSAQEISFNACLSQMFFIHLFTFMESSVLLAMAFDRFVAISNPLRYVTILTHARIAQIGLAVITRGTVILTPLIILLKQLSFCRSHVLRHSYCFHPDVMKLSCSDTKINSALGLTAIISTARVDSIFIMLSYLLIIRSVLSIASTEERKKAFSTCISHITAVGIFYVPLISLSFVHRFGKHAPPYVPTLIANVYLLIPPVMNPIIYSVKTKQIRKAVLKFVCSKGMRI; this comes from the coding sequence ATGCCAATATTCCATAATTCCACTTCTCCTACTTTCTTCTTGACGGGAGTCCCTGGACTGGAATGGGCCCATGTCTGGATCTCTATCCCCATCTGCTGCCTCTATTTAACTGCCCTTTCTGGGAATACCCTGATCCTTTTCGTCATCCTCACTGAGCCAAGCCTCCATGAGCCCATGTACTATTTCCTCTCCATGTTGTCCACCACTGACATTGGCTTATGTATCTCTACACTGGTGACAGTGCTGGGAATATTGTGGGTCAGTGCTCAGGAGATCAGCTTCAATGCTTGTTTATCACAGATGTTCTTCATTCACCTCTTCACTTTCATGGAATCGTCAGTGCTCCTGGCTATGGCCTTTGATCGTTTTGTAGCCATTTCTAACCCCTTAAGATATGTTACCATTCTAACTCATGCAAGAATCGCACAGATTGGTTTGGCAGTCATCACTAGGGGGACTGTCATTTTGACACCTCTAATCATACTTCTTAAGCAACTGTCATTCTGCCGCAGCCACGTGCTCCGCCACTCCTACTGTTTCCACCCTGATGTAATGAAACTCTCATGTTCAGACACAAAGATCAACAGTGCCTTAGGATTAACTGCAATCATCTCTACTGCCAGAGTGGACTCCATCTTTATTATGCTTTCCTATCTGCTGATCATTCGCTCAGTTCTCAGCATTGCATccacagaggagagaaagaaggccTTCAGCACCTGCATTTCTCATATCACCGCTGTTGGCATATTCTATGTCCCATTGATCAGCCTGTCCTTTGTTCACAGATTTGGAAAACATGCCCCACCCTATGTGCCCACACTCATTGCTAACGTATACTTGCTCATCCCCCCTGTGATGAATCCCATCATCTACAGTGTGAAAACAAAGCAGATTCGGAAGGCTGTGCTCAAATTTGTATGTTCCAAGGGAATGCGTATTTAA